TGTTTGAGGACAAGTTTAATGAGGATCCTACGGAAATTTTGGGAGATGTAAATCCCCTGCCGGCCTCGGTGGACGTGACTTTGGACGCTTCTGCGGTGAATGTTGATTCGATTAAATTGTTCAGAGAAAAATTGCAATTATATCCTGAAGTTACCCATACAAGAGCCAATGAGGAACTCATCAGTTCGGTGGATAATGACCTGAAAATAGCAGGATTTATTATTGCCGGGTTTAGCATCCTGTTTTTATTAATTTCCATTGCCATTATCGATAAAACCATACGCCTGAGCATGTATAGCAACCGCTTTTTGGTGCGCAGTATGCAACTGGTGGGTGCCACACGGTCATTTATAACGGGGCCTTATGTGCGTCGAAGTGTGATCAACGGACTGGTTTCGGCCTTTATAGCCCTGCTTTTATTGCTGATTGGGGTGATTTATGTCCATAATAATTTCAATTATTGGGATTTTAGTAACGGTACTATCAAAAGAGGTTTTATTTTTACATTTTTAATGCTGATTGGGGTGGGCGTGCTCATTACCTGGTTCAGCACCAGAAATTCGGTTCATAAATATATCAGGATGAAACTGGATGAACTGTATTAATAATTAAATTTGCAGCAAGATGGAAAATCAGCAACCCGCTAAGAAAGACAACACAAAATCAACAGCTCCTGCTACCACCGGTAAAATGGTTTTGGGCAGAGAAAATTATATACTTATTGGTGTTGGATTAATTGTAATCATCATCGGATTTATGTTGATGAGCGGTGGCAAAAGCGACGACCCGAATGTGTTTAATCCGGATGAGGTTTATAGCACCACCAGAATTACTGTTGCACCAATTGTTGTTATTCTTGGTTTTATCATTGAGATCTACGCTGTGTTTCACAGATCAAAAAAATAATACATCCTTATGACCATTATCGAAGCGGTTGTTCTTGCCATCGTGGAAG
This portion of the Bacteroidota bacterium genome encodes:
- a CDS encoding DUF3098 domain-containing protein; protein product: MENQQPAKKDNTKSTAPATTGKMVLGRENYILIGVGLIVIIIGFMLMSGGKSDDPNVFNPDEVYSTTRITVAPIVVILGFIIEIYAVFHRSKK